In Aphelocoma coerulescens isolate FSJ_1873_10779 chromosome 13, UR_Acoe_1.0, whole genome shotgun sequence, the following are encoded in one genomic region:
- the LOC138117945 gene encoding rho GTPase-activating protein 7-like isoform X1 produces the protein MASPEIEAREACDWLRAAGFPQYAQLFEEMQFPIDVKTVRRDHEFLDGDAIESLFRRLNTLNKYASMKVEISRDRKRSDDSEDDEPCAISDRWAYERCSQRWSRIESLAGFPAEEGAGASTPGSPVLKITSNEDSVFLDHGDKHDVSSIHSTSSADSDVVNSQKPFEDVETSTSSSRCSSVKVPSLDSAFSCSPPLSEFLNITSEEKLLDKSPSKKRKSLLKKMEKLHLRSCNLRSGQSKAKPIISEPVLLEGLNEEKMKMLNCVNISDLSGIRTKSNSSFSPRSCNSSNQSANSSTESTPSPVIKPGSPCEGRGTYAEHMDSSNLLLGNDLSQQNLKNDIMLQKNQMFQIPQGHKPGTFPTVLTDSSLSPADNSSVNWRTGSFHGCRRSWSRSGSKDPKAPRNPLSGGDNRRSVYDNMPNIDLETLEAAQVGDDDVFSELNSVIADVNGLKKLVDQWTEKFSDDRDSDFASDLSSLYPPSPKESSLETEGSEDKTAGEAEGDSSCGLGKEIGSADLTYITDSQKTSRHGKQHWSVEESMNLESLSLQTDGQSAAQLARTQKLALLKLTALMDRYSPSSKQGWNWTIPKFIKKPKASDYKDKNVFGVPLLLNVQRTSHPLPNGILQALEYLRSHFLDQVGLFRKSGVKSRILSLREMNETNPNNVCYEGQSAFDVADMVKQYFRDLPEPIFTSRLCESFLHIYQYVPKDEQFQAVQAAILLLPKENREALKILLFFLRDVVAFVEENQMTPTNIAVCLAPSLFHLNTLRRDSSSSTRSSQRKCSLGKPDQRELSENLAATQGLAHMIMECNRLFQVKLLPASPHHQR, from the exons AAATTGAAGCCAGAGAAGCCTGCGACTGGCTGAGAGCTGCTGGATTTCCCCAGTATGCTCAGCTGTTTGAAG AGATGCAGTTTCCCATTGATGTGAAAACTGTAAGGAGAGATCATGAATTTTTAGATGGAGATGCAATTGAGTCACTGTTCAG AAGGTTGAACACATTGAACAAGTATGCATCAATGAAAGTGGAAATAAGCCGTGATAGGAAACGG AGTGATGACTCTGAAGATGATGAGCCCTGTGCAATAAGTGACAGATGGGCTTACGAGAGGTGCAGTCAGCGGTGGTCTCGCATCGAGAGCCTGGCAGGTTTTCCAGCAGAGGAAGGTGCTGGTGCCTCCACCCCAGGCAGCCCAGTACTGAAGATCACCAGCAACGAGGACAGTGTCTTTCTGGATCATGGTGATAAGCACGATGTGTCCTCAATTCACAGCACCAGCAGTGCTGACAGTGACGTTGTTAACTCCCAAAAACCTTTTGAAGATGTGGAAACCAGCACGAGTTCCTCAAGATGTTCCTCAGTTAAGGTACCTTCACTGGACTCTGCTTTTAGTTGTTCTCCTCCCCTCAGTGAATTTTTAAATATCACCAGTGAGGAGAAGCTTTTGGATAAGTCACCATCTAAAAAGAGGAAGAGCCTTCTAAAGAAAATGGAGAAGCTGCACTTAAGGAGCTGCAACTTAAGGAGTGGTCAGTCAAAGGCCAAACCCATAATAAGTGAACCTGTTCTTCTGGAAGGACTTAATGAAGAAAAGATGAAGATGCTGAACTGTGTAAATATTTCTGACCTTTCTGGCATCCGAACAAAGAGcaattcttccttttctccccGGAGCTGCAATAGCAGCAATCAGTCTGCAAATAGCAGCACAGAGAGCACTCCAAGTCCTGTTATAAAACCAGGCAGCCCCTGTGAAGGAAGGGGGACGTATGCAGAGCACATGGACTCCAGCAATCTCTTGCTGGGGAATGATCTATCTCAGCAAAACCTAAAAAATGACATAATGTTACAAAAGAACCAGATGTTTCAAATTCCACAAGGCCATAAACCTGGCACTTTCCCCACAGTACTTACAGATAGCTCCCTGTCTCCAGCAGACAACTCTTCTGTTAACTGGAGAACTGGGAGTTTCCATgggtgcaggaggagctggagcagaagcGGTTCCAaggaccccaaagcccccaggaATCCCCTGTCGGGCGGGGATAACAGGCGGAGCGTGTATGACAACATGCCCAACATTGACCTTGAGACTTTGGAGGCAGCACAAGTTGGTGATGACGATGTGTTCTCAGAACTGAACAGTGTCATAGCAGATGTCAATGGTCTCAAAAAGTTGGTTGATCAGTGGACAGAGAAGTTCTCAGATGATAGGGATTCTGACTTTGCCAGTGACTTGAGCTCTTTGTATCCACCTTCCCCTAAAGAAAGCTCTCTTGAAACAGAGGGCTCAGAAGACAAGACAGCAGGGGAGGCTGAGGGAGACAGCAGCTGTGGCCTGGGCAAGGAGATTGGTTCTGCAGACCTGACATACATCACAGACTCTCAAAAGACCAGCAG GCACGGGAAGCAACACTGGTCTGTGGAAGAGAGCATGAACCTGGAAAGCCTTTCCCTCCAGACTGATGGCCAGTCAGCTGCCCAGCTGGCCCGCACACAAAAGCTGGCATTGTTGAAGCTCACAGCTTTAATGGACAGATACTCCCCTTCCAGTAAGCAGGGCTGGAACTG GACCATACCAAAGttcattaaaaaaccaaaagcctCAGACTACAAGGACAAAAATGTGTTTGGGGTTCCTTTACTTCTGAATGTGCAGCGAACAAGCCACCCCCTGCCCAATGGCATCCTGCAAGCCCTGGAGTATCTGAGAAGCCACTTTCTTGACCAG GTTGGCCTGTTCCGAAAATCTGGTGTTAAATCCAGGATTCTGTCTTTAAGAGAGATGAATgaaaccaacccaaacaatgTCTGTTACGAAGGGCAGTCAGCATTTGACGTGGCAGATATGGTGAAGCAGTATTTCCGAGACCTTCCTGAGCCTATATTTACTAGCAGGCTCTGTGAATCCTTCCTCCACATCTACCAAT ACGTGCCAAAGGATGAGCAGTTTCAGGCTGTCCAGGCTGCTATTCTCCTTCTCCCAAAGGAAAACCGAGAAGCTTTGAAAATCCTCCTGTTCTTCCTGCGAGATGTGGTGGCTTTTGTTGAGGAAAACCAGATGACCCCAACCAACATTGCTGTCTGTCTTGCACCTTCTTTGTTTCACCTCAACACCCTGAGGCGGGACAGCTCCTCCTCAACCAG ATCCAGTCAGAGGAAGTGCAGCTTGGGGAAGCCAGACCAGAGGGAGCTGAGTGAGAACCTGGCAGCAACGCAGGGCTTGGCCCACATGATAATGGAGTGCAACAGGCTCTTCCAG gtAAAACTGCTGCCTGCCTCCCCACACCATCAGAGATGA
- the LOC138117945 gene encoding rho GTPase-activating protein 7-like isoform X4, giving the protein MASPEIEAREACDWLRAAGFPQYAQLFEEMQFPIDVKTVRRDHEFLDGDAIESLFRRLNTLNKYASMKVEISRDRKRSDDSEDDEPCAISDRWAYERCSQRWSRIESLAGFPAEEGAGASTPGSPVLKITSNEDSVFLDHGDKHDVSSIHSTSSADSDVVNSQKPFEDVETSTSSSRCSSVKVPSLDSAFSCSPPLSEFLNITSEEKLLDKSPSKKRKSLLKKMEKLHLRSCNLRSGQSKAKPIISEPVLLEGLNEEKMKMLNCVNISDLSGIRTKSNSSFSPRSCNSSNQSANSSTESTPSPVIKPGSPCEGRGTYAEHMDSSNLLLGNDLSQQNLKNDIMLQKNQMFQIPQGHKPGTFPTVLTDSSLSPADNSSVNWRTGSFHGCRRSWSRSGSKDPKAPRNPLSGGDNRRSVYDNMPNIDLETLEAAQVGDDDVFSELNSVIADVNGLKKLVDQWTEKFSDDRDSDFASDLSSLYPPSPKESSLETEGSEDKTAGEAEGDSSCGLGKEIGSADLTYITDSQKTSRHGKQHWSVEESMNLESLSLQTDGQSAAQLARTQKLALLKLTALMDRYSPSSKQGWNWTIPKFIKKPKASDYKDKNVFGVPLLLNVQRTSHPLPNGILQALEYLRSHFLDQVGLFRKSGVKSRILSLREMNETNPNNVCYEGQSAFDVADMVKQYFRDLPEPIFTSRLCESFLHIYQYVPKDEQFQAVQAAILLLPKENREALKILLFFLRDVVAFVEENQMTPTNIAVCLAPSLFHLNTLRRDSSSSTRSSQRKCSLGKPDQRELSENLAATQGLAHMIMECNRLFQTDFPA; this is encoded by the exons AAATTGAAGCCAGAGAAGCCTGCGACTGGCTGAGAGCTGCTGGATTTCCCCAGTATGCTCAGCTGTTTGAAG AGATGCAGTTTCCCATTGATGTGAAAACTGTAAGGAGAGATCATGAATTTTTAGATGGAGATGCAATTGAGTCACTGTTCAG AAGGTTGAACACATTGAACAAGTATGCATCAATGAAAGTGGAAATAAGCCGTGATAGGAAACGG AGTGATGACTCTGAAGATGATGAGCCCTGTGCAATAAGTGACAGATGGGCTTACGAGAGGTGCAGTCAGCGGTGGTCTCGCATCGAGAGCCTGGCAGGTTTTCCAGCAGAGGAAGGTGCTGGTGCCTCCACCCCAGGCAGCCCAGTACTGAAGATCACCAGCAACGAGGACAGTGTCTTTCTGGATCATGGTGATAAGCACGATGTGTCCTCAATTCACAGCACCAGCAGTGCTGACAGTGACGTTGTTAACTCCCAAAAACCTTTTGAAGATGTGGAAACCAGCACGAGTTCCTCAAGATGTTCCTCAGTTAAGGTACCTTCACTGGACTCTGCTTTTAGTTGTTCTCCTCCCCTCAGTGAATTTTTAAATATCACCAGTGAGGAGAAGCTTTTGGATAAGTCACCATCTAAAAAGAGGAAGAGCCTTCTAAAGAAAATGGAGAAGCTGCACTTAAGGAGCTGCAACTTAAGGAGTGGTCAGTCAAAGGCCAAACCCATAATAAGTGAACCTGTTCTTCTGGAAGGACTTAATGAAGAAAAGATGAAGATGCTGAACTGTGTAAATATTTCTGACCTTTCTGGCATCCGAACAAAGAGcaattcttccttttctccccGGAGCTGCAATAGCAGCAATCAGTCTGCAAATAGCAGCACAGAGAGCACTCCAAGTCCTGTTATAAAACCAGGCAGCCCCTGTGAAGGAAGGGGGACGTATGCAGAGCACATGGACTCCAGCAATCTCTTGCTGGGGAATGATCTATCTCAGCAAAACCTAAAAAATGACATAATGTTACAAAAGAACCAGATGTTTCAAATTCCACAAGGCCATAAACCTGGCACTTTCCCCACAGTACTTACAGATAGCTCCCTGTCTCCAGCAGACAACTCTTCTGTTAACTGGAGAACTGGGAGTTTCCATgggtgcaggaggagctggagcagaagcGGTTCCAaggaccccaaagcccccaggaATCCCCTGTCGGGCGGGGATAACAGGCGGAGCGTGTATGACAACATGCCCAACATTGACCTTGAGACTTTGGAGGCAGCACAAGTTGGTGATGACGATGTGTTCTCAGAACTGAACAGTGTCATAGCAGATGTCAATGGTCTCAAAAAGTTGGTTGATCAGTGGACAGAGAAGTTCTCAGATGATAGGGATTCTGACTTTGCCAGTGACTTGAGCTCTTTGTATCCACCTTCCCCTAAAGAAAGCTCTCTTGAAACAGAGGGCTCAGAAGACAAGACAGCAGGGGAGGCTGAGGGAGACAGCAGCTGTGGCCTGGGCAAGGAGATTGGTTCTGCAGACCTGACATACATCACAGACTCTCAAAAGACCAGCAG GCACGGGAAGCAACACTGGTCTGTGGAAGAGAGCATGAACCTGGAAAGCCTTTCCCTCCAGACTGATGGCCAGTCAGCTGCCCAGCTGGCCCGCACACAAAAGCTGGCATTGTTGAAGCTCACAGCTTTAATGGACAGATACTCCCCTTCCAGTAAGCAGGGCTGGAACTG GACCATACCAAAGttcattaaaaaaccaaaagcctCAGACTACAAGGACAAAAATGTGTTTGGGGTTCCTTTACTTCTGAATGTGCAGCGAACAAGCCACCCCCTGCCCAATGGCATCCTGCAAGCCCTGGAGTATCTGAGAAGCCACTTTCTTGACCAG GTTGGCCTGTTCCGAAAATCTGGTGTTAAATCCAGGATTCTGTCTTTAAGAGAGATGAATgaaaccaacccaaacaatgTCTGTTACGAAGGGCAGTCAGCATTTGACGTGGCAGATATGGTGAAGCAGTATTTCCGAGACCTTCCTGAGCCTATATTTACTAGCAGGCTCTGTGAATCCTTCCTCCACATCTACCAAT ACGTGCCAAAGGATGAGCAGTTTCAGGCTGTCCAGGCTGCTATTCTCCTTCTCCCAAAGGAAAACCGAGAAGCTTTGAAAATCCTCCTGTTCTTCCTGCGAGATGTGGTGGCTTTTGTTGAGGAAAACCAGATGACCCCAACCAACATTGCTGTCTGTCTTGCACCTTCTTTGTTTCACCTCAACACCCTGAGGCGGGACAGCTCCTCCTCAACCAG ATCCAGTCAGAGGAAGTGCAGCTTGGGGAAGCCAGACCAGAGGGAGCTGAGTGAGAACCTGGCAGCAACGCAGGGCTTGGCCCACATGATAATGGAGTGCAACAGGCTCTTCCAG ACTGACTTCCCAGCTTGA
- the LOC138117945 gene encoding rho GTPase-activating protein 7-like isoform X3 encodes MEEIEAREACDWLRAAGFPQYAQLFEEMQFPIDVKTVRRDHEFLDGDAIESLFRRLNTLNKYASMKVEISRDRKRSDDSEDDEPCAISDRWAYERCSQRWSRIESLAGFPAEEGAGASTPGSPVLKITSNEDSVFLDHGDKHDVSSIHSTSSADSDVVNSQKPFEDVETSTSSSRCSSVKVPSLDSAFSCSPPLSEFLNITSEEKLLDKSPSKKRKSLLKKMEKLHLRSCNLRSGQSKAKPIISEPVLLEGLNEEKMKMLNCVNISDLSGIRTKSNSSFSPRSCNSSNQSANSSTESTPSPVIKPGSPCEGRGTYAEHMDSSNLLLGNDLSQQNLKNDIMLQKNQMFQIPQGHKPGTFPTVLTDSSLSPADNSSVNWRTGSFHGCRRSWSRSGSKDPKAPRNPLSGGDNRRSVYDNMPNIDLETLEAAQVGDDDVFSELNSVIADVNGLKKLVDQWTEKFSDDRDSDFASDLSSLYPPSPKESSLETEGSEDKTAGEAEGDSSCGLGKEIGSADLTYITDSQKTSRHGKQHWSVEESMNLESLSLQTDGQSAAQLARTQKLALLKLTALMDRYSPSSKQGWNWTIPKFIKKPKASDYKDKNVFGVPLLLNVQRTSHPLPNGILQALEYLRSHFLDQVGLFRKSGVKSRILSLREMNETNPNNVCYEGQSAFDVADMVKQYFRDLPEPIFTSRLCESFLHIYQYVPKDEQFQAVQAAILLLPKENREALKILLFFLRDVVAFVEENQMTPTNIAVCLAPSLFHLNTLRRDSSSSTRSSQRKCSLGKPDQRELSENLAATQGLAHMIMECNRLFQVKLLPASPHHQR; translated from the exons AAATTGAAGCCAGAGAAGCCTGCGACTGGCTGAGAGCTGCTGGATTTCCCCAGTATGCTCAGCTGTTTGAAG AGATGCAGTTTCCCATTGATGTGAAAACTGTAAGGAGAGATCATGAATTTTTAGATGGAGATGCAATTGAGTCACTGTTCAG AAGGTTGAACACATTGAACAAGTATGCATCAATGAAAGTGGAAATAAGCCGTGATAGGAAACGG AGTGATGACTCTGAAGATGATGAGCCCTGTGCAATAAGTGACAGATGGGCTTACGAGAGGTGCAGTCAGCGGTGGTCTCGCATCGAGAGCCTGGCAGGTTTTCCAGCAGAGGAAGGTGCTGGTGCCTCCACCCCAGGCAGCCCAGTACTGAAGATCACCAGCAACGAGGACAGTGTCTTTCTGGATCATGGTGATAAGCACGATGTGTCCTCAATTCACAGCACCAGCAGTGCTGACAGTGACGTTGTTAACTCCCAAAAACCTTTTGAAGATGTGGAAACCAGCACGAGTTCCTCAAGATGTTCCTCAGTTAAGGTACCTTCACTGGACTCTGCTTTTAGTTGTTCTCCTCCCCTCAGTGAATTTTTAAATATCACCAGTGAGGAGAAGCTTTTGGATAAGTCACCATCTAAAAAGAGGAAGAGCCTTCTAAAGAAAATGGAGAAGCTGCACTTAAGGAGCTGCAACTTAAGGAGTGGTCAGTCAAAGGCCAAACCCATAATAAGTGAACCTGTTCTTCTGGAAGGACTTAATGAAGAAAAGATGAAGATGCTGAACTGTGTAAATATTTCTGACCTTTCTGGCATCCGAACAAAGAGcaattcttccttttctccccGGAGCTGCAATAGCAGCAATCAGTCTGCAAATAGCAGCACAGAGAGCACTCCAAGTCCTGTTATAAAACCAGGCAGCCCCTGTGAAGGAAGGGGGACGTATGCAGAGCACATGGACTCCAGCAATCTCTTGCTGGGGAATGATCTATCTCAGCAAAACCTAAAAAATGACATAATGTTACAAAAGAACCAGATGTTTCAAATTCCACAAGGCCATAAACCTGGCACTTTCCCCACAGTACTTACAGATAGCTCCCTGTCTCCAGCAGACAACTCTTCTGTTAACTGGAGAACTGGGAGTTTCCATgggtgcaggaggagctggagcagaagcGGTTCCAaggaccccaaagcccccaggaATCCCCTGTCGGGCGGGGATAACAGGCGGAGCGTGTATGACAACATGCCCAACATTGACCTTGAGACTTTGGAGGCAGCACAAGTTGGTGATGACGATGTGTTCTCAGAACTGAACAGTGTCATAGCAGATGTCAATGGTCTCAAAAAGTTGGTTGATCAGTGGACAGAGAAGTTCTCAGATGATAGGGATTCTGACTTTGCCAGTGACTTGAGCTCTTTGTATCCACCTTCCCCTAAAGAAAGCTCTCTTGAAACAGAGGGCTCAGAAGACAAGACAGCAGGGGAGGCTGAGGGAGACAGCAGCTGTGGCCTGGGCAAGGAGATTGGTTCTGCAGACCTGACATACATCACAGACTCTCAAAAGACCAGCAG GCACGGGAAGCAACACTGGTCTGTGGAAGAGAGCATGAACCTGGAAAGCCTTTCCCTCCAGACTGATGGCCAGTCAGCTGCCCAGCTGGCCCGCACACAAAAGCTGGCATTGTTGAAGCTCACAGCTTTAATGGACAGATACTCCCCTTCCAGTAAGCAGGGCTGGAACTG GACCATACCAAAGttcattaaaaaaccaaaagcctCAGACTACAAGGACAAAAATGTGTTTGGGGTTCCTTTACTTCTGAATGTGCAGCGAACAAGCCACCCCCTGCCCAATGGCATCCTGCAAGCCCTGGAGTATCTGAGAAGCCACTTTCTTGACCAG GTTGGCCTGTTCCGAAAATCTGGTGTTAAATCCAGGATTCTGTCTTTAAGAGAGATGAATgaaaccaacccaaacaatgTCTGTTACGAAGGGCAGTCAGCATTTGACGTGGCAGATATGGTGAAGCAGTATTTCCGAGACCTTCCTGAGCCTATATTTACTAGCAGGCTCTGTGAATCCTTCCTCCACATCTACCAAT ACGTGCCAAAGGATGAGCAGTTTCAGGCTGTCCAGGCTGCTATTCTCCTTCTCCCAAAGGAAAACCGAGAAGCTTTGAAAATCCTCCTGTTCTTCCTGCGAGATGTGGTGGCTTTTGTTGAGGAAAACCAGATGACCCCAACCAACATTGCTGTCTGTCTTGCACCTTCTTTGTTTCACCTCAACACCCTGAGGCGGGACAGCTCCTCCTCAACCAG ATCCAGTCAGAGGAAGTGCAGCTTGGGGAAGCCAGACCAGAGGGAGCTGAGTGAGAACCTGGCAGCAACGCAGGGCTTGGCCCACATGATAATGGAGTGCAACAGGCTCTTCCAG gtAAAACTGCTGCCTGCCTCCCCACACCATCAGAGATGA